A region of Dioscorea cayenensis subsp. rotundata cultivar TDr96_F1 chromosome 5, TDr96_F1_v2_PseudoChromosome.rev07_lg8_w22 25.fasta, whole genome shotgun sequence DNA encodes the following proteins:
- the LOC120260550 gene encoding uncharacterized protein LOC120260550 has protein sequence MSRFAMHPNSERPIFCPKPRRLSQLSIPAATDLDGCRLRPTPFDTIAGAELLDIFLSKGGEQNNATPSSPPFFTGSPPSRSANPLIHDARFREPKLGPIQTNPAGSPMSPTRKGCAPTKYGFKPAPVRIEGFDCLERRDRPSRSITAVA, from the exons ATGAGCCGGTTCGCTATGCATCCCAACTCCGAGCGCCCCATCTTTTGCCCCAAACCTCGCCGGCTCTCCCAACTCTCCATCCCCGCAGCTACCGACCTCGACGGATGCCGCCTCCGACCGACGCCGTTCGACACCATAGCCGGCGCTGAGCTCCTTGATATTTTCCTCTCTAAg ggAGGTGAGCAAAACAACGCGACACCCTCATCGCCGCCGTTCTTTACCGGATCCCCGCCGAGTAGATCCGCTAACCCGTTAATACACGACGCCCGTTTCCGCGAACCCAAACTGGGTCCGATCCAAACTAACCCGGCTGGTTCACCTATGTCTCCAACCCGAAAGGGTTGCGCCCCGACCAAGTATGGGTTCAAACCGGCTCCGGTCCGCATCGAGGGTTTTGATTGCCTCGAGCGCCGTGACCGCCCATCCCGAAGCATCACAGCCGTTGCTTGA